Within candidate division WOR-3 bacterium, the genomic segment CTCCGCAACCCGCTGGATGGAAATCTTATTGAAATAACCGGTGGAACCGATGATATGAGGAGAACCGGCCTCCTTTGCCTTCTCTAAGAGATAGATTATCTCTTCCTTTGTCATTACCCCCAAAAGGGTGGGATCAATCCGAACTAAAGCCGGGATTTTTAGCCGATTGAAATAGGCGACAGTCCGAAAGCGGTCTAAAATTTTACTCGCTTTAGGACTCGTAATCGCCTGTTTTTCCGGAGTTGCCTCAATGGTGATTGTCAAAAACCAAAAGGGATATCCTTTAAGGGCGGGTAACTCCTTTAAGAGCCATAGAGGACCGTCCGCACTTTTTGTCACAATCCCAAAACTTAAATTATATTTAACAAGCAAAAGGACAATCTCTTTTGTCAAATTTCTCATCTCTCCGATCGGCTGTAAGGGATCGGTCACTTGACTGAGATAGAAAGGAAAGAGGCGGTAGGCTCTCTTTATCTCCTCTTCTATCTTTTCCACGATATTGGAATAGATGACAACCTCCTCCCTTGACCAGGGATAAGCCCGGGCATAACAGATTGGACAACGAAAGAGACAACCGCCCGCCTCCGCGCCGGAAATGAGAATGGCATGGGGACATTTCCTCCTCCTTTTCGGATAAGGGAAGTCATGGAAGCATTTTCCCTTCCTCTCCCTTCGGCTGATGACCATCCCTTAATTTAACTTTTATTCTCAGTAGAATCTTCTTCCTTTATCACCCCTTCTGGTAACTGGTTAAGGACTTGGAGGCAGACCTTAGCGGTATTGAGATGAATTTCTACTGTATCCTCAATCTTTCGGGCATAGCCACCCGCCAGGACGACACAAATTGGAATTCTCCTCTTTTCCCCTTCCCCAATCACAATCTCGTCCCTCTTCTTCAACCCCTCTTTGGTCAAGAGGAGGAGACCTAACTGGTCATCTAAATAGGGGTCAGAACCCGCCACATAGATTACCAATTCTGGTTGGTGGCGGTCATAAATCTGGGGGACTGCGGAAGCCAAATGCCCGAGATAAATATCATCTCCGGCAAAATCGGGGAGACCGATATCCCAATCGCTTCGCTCCTTAATGGGATAGAGATTTTCCTGATGAATAGAAAAAGTGAAGACATCCGGGTCATCCTGAAAGATGCGGGCGGTGCCATTTCCTTGATGTAAGTCGCAGTCAATCACCGCCGCCTTCTTTATCCTCCCCTCCTTCTGCATCTTCTTAATCGCCACCCCGATATCATTGACATAACAGAAACCCTCACCGTGATTAGGAAAGGCATGGTGGAAACCACCCCCGATATGGAAACCAATCTTCTCCTCTAAGGCGAGCCGGGCGGCAAGGATCGTCCCGGCTGCGGCTAAGAAATAACCTTCAATAATTTCCCAGGTTAAAGGTAACTCCGAGCGGATCGTTCGGGAAGTCCAACGGAGATTGAGCATATCTTGAATATACTCTTCGGTGTGCACAAGGCGGATATCATCCACGTTAATTGGGGGTGGTTCTAAAAAATCCTCCTCTTTTGCCAAACCTTCGGCAAGCAACCTCTCTTTTATCAACCGGTACTTTTGGGTTGGAAAGACATGGGGTCCAATATTCATCTCATATTTATCAGAATAGACAAATTTCATAATCATTCCTCCCTTAGGATACTTTTTAATTTATCTAAGATAATGGGGTCAGTCTCCTCCTCATAATGATTTTTCAGTAAATTCCTTGTGTACTCATCTTTGAAGTTACTAAGTGCCAAGACTGTCGCCATCCGGATCCCTAAATGGGGGGAAGTAAGGAAAGAAGAGAGAATTTTCCTCACCTCCTTCTTCCTCTCTTCTTTCAAGTTTGGGATTTGTTCACCGAGGCAGATGATAAGACCCCGAAGGAGTAAAGGATTCGTTGAGGATTTAAGATAAAGGAGCAAATCATCAACTCCCTTTTCTCCGTAATTCTTAATCGCCACTTCCGCTGCCTGCCGCACAGTAAAGATTGGGTCGGAAAGGTTCTCTATCAAATTGGGAAGTGCCTCCTCTTCTTTTATCTTGCCCAGGGCAACCGTGGCGCTGATCCGAATTGGTTCCGATTTATCCTTTAGGTATCTCAATATCACCCGGAGAACCTTCTTTCTGAGGATTGAATCCTCAGGCGTGATGATAGAATCCGCCTTGACAATCTCACCCAGGGCGGAAATGATCCAGCGGGGACGGTTCCGGATTACCTTCCCATTCGGTAAACGGCGTTCTTTTAAGGCGGAGATTAAGGAATCAACTGCCGCCTTAACCTTCAATTTACCTAAAAGGTAGATGACATTCGCCCGGGCTTCTCTTCTTTCATCCCAAAGATATTGGAAAAGGTAAGGAATCACCTTCTCGGGAAGGGATTCGCAAAATTCTTCAATCGCCCTCAACTCCAAACTATTCCTTGTCGCAATCTTTTCGGCAAAGATATAATTGCGGGATATCGTATCCCTCTTTATCAGTTCCCTCCGGTAAGCCCGCACCCTCTTTTTGGCACTCCCTACCTCCCATTCGCTTGCTCCCTTAAATACCTCGCCGATTGACTTTTCCGTTAGGCTCTCAACAGGAACCTCTTCTTCCACCTCCCCTTTTTTCTTCTCCCGCAGATTAATTCCCACCCCGTAAAAGCCCTTAAAGGAATAGGTTAATTCCGACAATTCGCAATCTTTGGGATAAAGGTCTTCCCCTCCGAGGTCTAAGAAAATTCCAATCCCCCCAAAATCCCGGGATTGGTTCGCCCAACCCTGACCGAATCCCTTCTCTCTGGTGAGATAGGTATCGTCACCTTCCGAATCTAAAAATAGACCGAAGGAATTGGTTAAACCAATACCCTGACCTCCAGAGGTATAGTAGTGGTCATCACCTTCCTTATCAATGAGAATACCAACAGAAAAGTCATGACCTTCCCCTTGAGCCGGTCCGAGCCGGGAGTAGTAATTATCATTACCTTTTTTATCAATGAGAATCCCGGAGGCGAGATGGATACCGGCCCCTTGGGCATATTCCGTGGCTAAGTATTGGTCATTACCTTCGCCGTCAAAGAGCATCCCTAAGGAATACCAATAACTCGTCCCCTGAGAGAAGACATCGCCGTTATAGAAATCATTTCCCTTTCCATCATAAAGGAGTCCAATCCCGCCGCCGGCATCCGGTCGGAAGCCCATCCCAAAACCTTGAGCAAAACTCCGGAAGTCATTGGGCAGAAGTGGTTCGTGCCTAAACCTTCCTCCGGCATAGTAGAGATCATTCCCGGATCGGTCAAATAGAAGACCATAGCCAAAGGTAGAACCGAAACCCTGGCTGAAGTTATCCGAACGGTAGACGTCA encodes:
- a CDS encoding radical SAM protein; the protein is MVISRRERKGKCFHDFPYPKRRRKCPHAILISGAEAGGCLFRCPICYARAYPWSREEVVIYSNIVEKIEEEIKRAYRLFPFYLSQVTDPLQPIGEMRNLTKEIVLLLVKYNLSFGIVTKSADGPLWLLKELPALKGYPFWFLTITIEATPEKQAITSPKASKILDRFRTVAYFNRLKIPALVRIDPTLLGVMTKEEIIYLLEKAKEAGSPHIIGSTGYFNKISIQRVAERLKEVNPSSLKRFFSYYRFDPERISEYSEKKRFTVPFSLRVRFHTWLRKEVERRGMTYAVCQELPKEYDSENIPSCEGVGNVYVHVKKGKGRFQPIPCSGDCLRFCPNPQNPPCGYPNFASEYPFRYQSLFLPPMPTLFKIN
- a CDS encoding histone deacetylase gives rise to the protein MKFVYSDKYEMNIGPHVFPTQKYRLIKERLLAEGLAKEEDFLEPPPINVDDIRLVHTEEYIQDMLNLRWTSRTIRSELPLTWEIIEGYFLAAAGTILAARLALEEKIGFHIGGGFHHAFPNHGEGFCYVNDIGVAIKKMQKEGRIKKAAVIDCDLHQGNGTARIFQDDPDVFTFSIHQENLYPIKERSDWDIGLPDFAGDDIYLGHLASAVPQIYDRHQPELVIYVAGSDPYLDDQLGLLLLTKEGLKKRDEIVIGEGEKRRIPICVVLAGGYARKIEDTVEIHLNTAKVCLQVLNQLPEGVIKEEDSTENKS
- a CDS encoding HEAT repeat domain-containing protein, with translation MFLSYLLFFLFASLSPTEISLIEKCLTPYSLSRKELAFEKKWAIDSLFLLKRVARSLDEPLWLPFYLDSTVSHLDRFLNKFLSNHNPPVNFSSLPKMINDLSSLTYRFGEELEPLYRWKREGQLSEEERDYLLYFAPTLFSDEEDTTDDYLKGLLHKEFSQPIKFDSAKIPGDSFFSVLRKVHFPEILNQSLAQLKRFSQYLEFISQDFAGRKEKIECPNVSGKVYHYEENEWGKVVIGSEENNFYYGDFSVIIDLGGDDIYYVPNGAIGFFGHPFSAIIDFSGNDFYQSQRPFSLAGSIFGVSLLLDFQGKDIYLGKEYSLGSALFGLGIFLDYEGDDRYEGKTFTQGAGFYGLGFLFDLGGNDVYRSDNFSQGFGSTFGYGLLFDRSGNDLYYAGGRFRHEPLLPNDFRSFAQGFGMGFRPDAGGGIGLLYDGKGNDFYNGDVFSQGTSYWYSLGMLFDGEGNDQYLATEYAQGAGIHLASGILIDKKGNDNYYSRLGPAQGEGHDFSVGILIDKEGDDHYYTSGGQGIGLTNSFGLFLDSEGDDTYLTREKGFGQGWANQSRDFGGIGIFLDLGGEDLYPKDCELSELTYSFKGFYGVGINLREKKKGEVEEEVPVESLTEKSIGEVFKGASEWEVGSAKKRVRAYRRELIKRDTISRNYIFAEKIATRNSLELRAIEEFCESLPEKVIPYLFQYLWDERREARANVIYLLGKLKVKAAVDSLISALKERRLPNGKVIRNRPRWIISALGEIVKADSIITPEDSILRKKVLRVILRYLKDKSEPIRISATVALGKIKEEEALPNLIENLSDPIFTVRQAAEVAIKNYGEKGVDDLLLYLKSSTNPLLLRGLIICLGEQIPNLKEERKKEVRKILSSFLTSPHLGIRMATVLALSNFKDEYTRNLLKNHYEEETDPIILDKLKSILREE